In Streptomyces sp. SN-593, a single genomic region encodes these proteins:
- a CDS encoding NAD(P)-dependent malic enzyme, whose translation MAAEIVNPRNGTDTAAADEEFPIDPVFALHRGGKMAVAATVPVRDADDLSLAYTPGVAEVCTAIAQQPELVHDYTWKSQVVAVVTDGTAVLGLGDIGPEASLPVMEGKAILFKQFGGVDAVPIALDCTGVDEIVETVVRLAPSFGGVNLEDISAPRCFEIERRLKDALDIPVFHDDQHGTAVVTLAALRNAATLTGRTLGQLRAVISGAGAAGVAIAKILVEAGIGDVAVTDRKGVVHAGRDDLNEVKRELASYTNKAGLTGGLAEALEGADVFIGVSGGTVPEEAVARMAEGCFVFAMANPTPEVHPEVAHRYAAVVATGRSDFPNQINNVLAFPGIFAGAMQVRASAITEGMKLAAAEALAAVVAGELSADRVIPSPFDPRVAPAVTAAVAAAARAEGVARR comes from the coding sequence GTGGCAGCGGAGATCGTCAATCCCCGAAACGGCACGGACACCGCGGCGGCGGACGAAGAGTTCCCGATCGACCCGGTGTTCGCGCTGCACCGCGGCGGCAAGATGGCGGTCGCCGCCACCGTCCCGGTCCGCGACGCCGACGACCTGTCCCTCGCCTACACGCCCGGCGTCGCCGAGGTCTGCACGGCGATCGCCCAGCAGCCCGAGCTGGTGCACGACTACACCTGGAAGTCCCAGGTCGTCGCGGTGGTCACGGACGGCACCGCGGTGCTCGGGCTGGGCGACATCGGGCCGGAGGCGTCGCTGCCGGTGATGGAGGGCAAGGCGATCCTCTTCAAGCAGTTCGGCGGGGTGGACGCGGTGCCGATCGCGCTGGACTGCACCGGCGTCGACGAGATCGTGGAGACCGTGGTGCGGCTCGCCCCGTCCTTCGGCGGGGTCAACCTGGAGGACATCTCCGCGCCGCGCTGCTTCGAGATCGAGCGGCGGCTGAAGGACGCGCTGGACATCCCGGTCTTCCACGACGACCAGCACGGCACCGCGGTGGTGACGCTCGCGGCGCTGCGCAACGCCGCCACGCTCACCGGGCGCACGCTCGGCCAGTTGCGGGCGGTCATCTCCGGGGCGGGGGCGGCCGGCGTCGCCATCGCGAAGATCCTCGTGGAGGCGGGCATCGGGGACGTGGCGGTCACCGACCGCAAGGGCGTGGTGCACGCGGGACGCGACGACCTCAACGAGGTGAAGCGCGAGCTGGCCTCGTATACGAACAAGGCGGGGCTGACCGGTGGGCTCGCCGAGGCGCTGGAGGGCGCGGACGTCTTCATCGGCGTCTCGGGGGGCACGGTGCCGGAGGAGGCGGTGGCGCGGATGGCGGAGGGCTGCTTCGTCTTCGCGATGGCCAACCCGACGCCGGAGGTCCACCCGGAGGTGGCGCACCGGTACGCGGCGGTGGTGGCCACCGGGCGCAGCGACTTCCCGAACCAGATCAACAACGTGCTCGCCTTCCCCGGGATCTTCGCGGGCGCCATGCAGGTGCGGGCGTCGGCGATCACCGAGGGGATGAAGCTCGCGGCCGCGGAGGCGCTGGCGGCGGTGGTCGCGGGCGAGCTGTCCGCGGACCGGGTGATCCCGTCGCCCTTCGACCCGAGGGTGGCCCCGGCGGTCACCGCGGCGGTGGCGGCCGCGGCCCGCGCCGAGGGCGTCGCCCGCAGGTGA
- a CDS encoding DUF4097 family beta strand repeat-containing protein: MSGTSGRHVAGPEKFVFDERIDTLRVRIVNGAVNVVGADDGPARVEITELDGPPLKVRLEDGTLSVGYDDLEWKGFTKWWDRRSWSRHAEISLAVPQETRVEVGVVGANAVVSGISGATSVQGVNGDATLVGLSGPVKAHTVGGNVEAQCLSGDLRFSTVSGNLTVVDGAGREVRADTVSGNIVLDLDPSTGGRVRLTTVSGEIALRIPEPGDAEVDANTTSGNVFCAFDELRVSGGWGAKRITGTIGRGTAQLKATTVSGSLALLRRPPVDDPAGPSGPDGTGGPEGDAPSLRKDL, translated from the coding sequence ATGAGCGGCACGTCGGGGCGGCACGTCGCCGGACCGGAGAAGTTCGTCTTCGACGAGCGGATCGACACACTGAGGGTCCGGATCGTCAACGGGGCGGTCAACGTGGTCGGCGCCGACGACGGCCCGGCCCGCGTGGAGATCACCGAACTGGACGGCCCGCCCCTGAAGGTCCGGCTGGAGGACGGCACGCTCAGCGTCGGCTACGACGACCTGGAGTGGAAGGGCTTCACCAAGTGGTGGGACCGCCGGAGCTGGTCGCGGCACGCCGAGATCTCGCTCGCGGTGCCGCAGGAGACCCGGGTCGAGGTCGGCGTGGTCGGCGCGAACGCGGTGGTCTCCGGGATCAGCGGCGCCACCTCGGTGCAGGGGGTCAACGGCGACGCGACGCTGGTCGGCCTGAGCGGCCCGGTGAAGGCGCACACCGTCGGCGGCAACGTCGAGGCGCAGTGCCTCTCGGGCGACCTGCGGTTCAGCACCGTCTCCGGCAACCTGACCGTGGTCGACGGCGCCGGCCGCGAGGTGCGGGCCGACACGGTGAGCGGCAACATCGTGCTCGACCTGGACCCGTCGACCGGCGGCCGGGTACGGCTGACCACGGTCTCCGGCGAGATCGCGCTGCGCATCCCCGAACCGGGGGACGCCGAGGTCGACGCCAACACCACCAGCGGCAACGTCTTCTGCGCCTTCGACGAGCTGCGCGTGTCCGGCGGTTGGGGCGCCAAGCGCATCACCGGGACGATCGGCCGCGGCACCGCGCAACTGAAGGCGACCACGGTGTCCGGGTCGCTGGCGCTGCTGCGCCGCCCGCCGGTGGACGACCCGGCGGGACCGTCCGGGCCGGACGGCACCGGCGGCCCGGAAGGCGACGCCCCCTCGCTGCGGAAGGACCTCTGA
- a CDS encoding PadR family transcriptional regulator, whose translation MAPVFAHGRLRLYLLKLLDESPRHGYEVIRLLEERFHGLYAPSAGTVYPRLAKLEQEGLVTHSTEGGRKVYALTADGRAELASRAEEIAGLEAEIRESVSSLAAEIREDVRGAAGDLRREVRAAAQQTRSHAGDHKGAGRPGADDAQRQWKEQTRRAKEESRRAKEEARDARRQAKAAHDAAREATRDALDSARDEMQRIARQVQDQVQSHAKGGDWQSGLREGLAALTRELGRFGQPTAGSGRSGAPGAGPGSATAAPGGGDTGDDAAARADTGARADATARTDDTHDADDDLPPSDDPRRDLERLLDRFRDTVRDTARDHGVTDEQLREVRRHLSTAAAHITAALHGRGPTS comes from the coding sequence ATGGCACCCGTCTTCGCCCACGGCCGGCTGCGCCTGTACCTGCTGAAGCTGCTCGACGAGTCCCCGCGGCACGGCTACGAGGTGATCCGCCTGCTGGAGGAGCGCTTCCACGGCCTGTACGCACCGTCCGCCGGCACCGTCTACCCGCGGCTGGCCAAGCTGGAGCAGGAGGGCCTGGTCACCCACTCCACCGAGGGCGGCCGCAAGGTCTACGCGCTGACCGCCGACGGCCGGGCCGAACTCGCCTCCCGCGCCGAGGAGATCGCCGGGCTGGAGGCCGAGATCCGCGAGTCGGTCTCCTCGCTGGCCGCGGAGATCCGCGAGGACGTCCGGGGCGCCGCAGGCGACCTGCGGCGCGAGGTGCGCGCCGCGGCGCAGCAGACCCGCTCGCACGCCGGCGACCACAAGGGCGCGGGCCGGCCCGGCGCGGACGACGCGCAGCGGCAGTGGAAGGAGCAGACCAGGCGGGCGAAGGAGGAGAGCCGCCGCGCCAAGGAGGAGGCACGCGACGCCCGCCGCCAGGCCAAGGCGGCCCACGACGCCGCCCGCGAGGCCACGCGCGACGCGCTGGACTCCGCGCGGGACGAGATGCAGCGGATCGCCCGGCAGGTGCAGGATCAGGTGCAGTCGCACGCCAAGGGCGGCGACTGGCAGAGCGGGCTGCGCGAGGGCCTGGCCGCACTCACGCGCGAGCTGGGCCGGTTCGGGCAGCCGACGGCCGGCTCCGGCCGGTCCGGGGCGCCCGGGGCCGGCCCGGGCTCCGCGACGGCGGCGCCCGGCGGCGGAGACACCGGGGACGACGCGGCCGCCCGGGCCGACACGGGCGCCCGGGCCGACGCGACCGCCCGGACCGACGACACCCACGACGCCGACGACGACCTGCCGCCCTCGGACGACCCGCGCCGCGACCTCGAACGGCTGCTGGACCGCTTCCGCGACACCGTCCGCGACACCGCGCGCGACCACGGCGTCACCGACGAGCAGCTCCGCGAGGTGCGCCGCCACCTGTCCACCGCGGCGGCGCACATCACCGCCGCGCTGCACGGCCGTGGGCCTACGTCGTGA
- a CDS encoding zinc-binding dehydrogenase, translating to MFAVYAGRIDAEQPLRGLESGERPEPPDRAGWTRVRVRAATLNHHDLWSLRGVGLPEENLPMILGCDAAGVDEDGNEVVLHSVIGQTGHGVGPRERRSLLTEKYQGTFAELTSVPTWNLIPKPPELSFEEAACLPTAWLTAYRMLFTNAGVRPGDSVLVQGAGGGVSTAAIVLAKAAGLRVYTTSRSPAKRARAQGLGAHGAFEPGARLPERVDAVIETVGAATWSHSVKSLRPGGTLVISGATSGANPPATELNRIFFLELKVVGSTMGTKDELEDLLAFCVATGVRPVIDSVLPMDRAREGFERLAEGEAFGKVVLTT from the coding sequence ATGTTTGCCGTGTATGCCGGGCGTATCGATGCGGAGCAGCCGCTGCGGGGGCTGGAGTCGGGCGAGCGGCCGGAGCCGCCGGACCGGGCCGGGTGGACGCGCGTGCGGGTGCGCGCCGCCACCCTCAACCACCACGACCTCTGGTCGCTGAGGGGCGTCGGCCTCCCCGAGGAGAACCTGCCGATGATCCTCGGCTGCGACGCCGCCGGCGTGGACGAGGACGGCAACGAGGTGGTGCTGCACTCGGTGATCGGCCAGACCGGCCACGGCGTCGGCCCGCGCGAGCGCCGTTCGCTGCTCACCGAGAAGTACCAGGGCACCTTCGCCGAGCTGACCTCCGTGCCGACCTGGAACCTGATCCCCAAGCCGCCCGAGCTCTCCTTCGAGGAGGCGGCCTGCCTGCCCACCGCGTGGCTGACCGCCTACCGGATGCTCTTCACCAACGCCGGGGTCCGTCCGGGCGACTCGGTGCTCGTGCAGGGCGCGGGCGGCGGCGTGTCCACCGCCGCGATCGTGCTGGCCAAGGCGGCCGGCCTGCGCGTCTACACCACCAGCCGCAGCCCCGCCAAGCGCGCCAGGGCCCAGGGGTTGGGCGCCCACGGCGCGTTCGAGCCGGGCGCGCGGCTGCCGGAGCGGGTGGACGCGGTGATCGAGACGGTCGGCGCGGCCACCTGGTCGCACTCGGTGAAGTCGCTGCGCCCCGGCGGCACCCTGGTGATCTCGGGGGCCACCAGCGGCGCCAACCCGCCCGCGACCGAACTCAACCGGATCTTCTTCCTGGAGCTGAAGGTCGTCGGGTCCACGATGGGCACCAAGGACGAGTTGGAGGACCTGCTCGCCTTCTGCGTGGCGACGGGGGTCCGCCCGGTGATCGACTCGGTGCTGCCGATGGACCGGGCCCGCGAGGGCTTCGAACGCCTCGCGGAGGGCGAGGCGTTCGGCAAGGTGGTGCTCACGACGTAG
- a CDS encoding AAA family ATPase, with the protein MSDVTGSGAPGEWLIYRGTGEPHTGMDSLPEPPPWRDFDGGPLVGPGPGPDSSSARRLGAYRHMAELHRPSPEELEMVNAALYLRRPLLVTGSPGAGKSTLAHAVAYELGLGRVLHWPIVSRSTLQDGLYRYDAIARLQDTQIAANSGTVPPGGIGSYIRLGPLGTALLPTAQPRVLLVDELDKSDIDLPNDLLNVMEEGEFGIPELERLAEREPQVDVLTDDGSRVTLREGRVRCRAFPFVILTSNGERDFPPPLLRRCIHLELGRPDHERLSTVVRAHLGDEAATVGDDLVQRFLERSRNELLATDQLLNAIYLTHHAAPPSRARLADMLIQRLDRPR; encoded by the coding sequence ATGAGTGACGTGACCGGTTCCGGCGCCCCCGGCGAGTGGCTCATCTACCGCGGCACCGGCGAACCGCACACCGGCATGGACAGCCTGCCGGAGCCGCCGCCCTGGCGGGACTTCGACGGCGGCCCGCTGGTCGGACCCGGCCCGGGCCCGGACAGCTCCTCGGCGCGGCGGCTGGGCGCGTACCGGCACATGGCCGAGCTGCACCGCCCCAGCCCGGAGGAGCTGGAGATGGTCAACGCGGCGCTCTACCTGCGCCGCCCGCTGCTGGTCACCGGCAGTCCCGGCGCCGGCAAGAGCACCCTCGCGCACGCGGTCGCCTACGAACTCGGGCTGGGCAGAGTGCTGCACTGGCCGATCGTCAGCCGCAGCACCCTCCAGGACGGGCTCTACCGCTACGACGCGATCGCCCGGCTCCAGGACACCCAGATCGCCGCGAACTCCGGCACCGTGCCGCCCGGCGGCATCGGCAGCTACATCCGGCTCGGCCCGCTGGGCACCGCGCTGCTGCCCACCGCGCAGCCGCGCGTGCTGCTCGTCGACGAGCTGGACAAGAGCGACATCGACCTGCCCAACGACCTGCTGAACGTGATGGAGGAGGGCGAGTTCGGCATCCCGGAGCTGGAGCGGCTGGCCGAACGCGAGCCGCAGGTCGACGTGTTGACCGACGACGGCAGCCGGGTGACGCTGCGTGAGGGCAGGGTGCGCTGCCGGGCCTTCCCGTTCGTCATCCTGACCAGCAACGGGGAGCGGGACTTCCCGCCGCCGCTGCTGCGCCGCTGCATCCACCTGGAGCTGGGCCGCCCCGACCACGAACGGCTCTCGACCGTGGTGCGCGCCCACCTCGGCGACGAGGCGGCGACCGTCGGAGACGACCTGGTGCAGCGCTTCCTGGAGCGCTCGCGCAACGAACTGCTCGCCACCGACCAGCTCCTGAACGCCATATACCTCACCCACCACGCCGCGCCGCCGTCCCGCGCGCGGCTCGCGGACATGCTCATCCAGCGGCTCGACAGGCCAAGGTGA
- a CDS encoding SAV_2336 N-terminal domain-related protein, whose amino-acid sequence MADRGQGRHPDDPRADDGLTARHAPTGGRDDGAGGHGGEGAGRAPDPLARVVGAISRAGLDPDPVEIADALWLARWSRPTARPDPETLAGAHGEGAGVDYPRAHRPDGTDGAGTRLVPPARTPPAQNSADERLISLYPGEGVPGQVGGTPVGAALGVSVPEAGALPQLLELQAALRPLQRYRSPARPQREELDEAATADRAARAGGLLLPVFRPSARGDAAMQLLMDTSSSMFVWERMLRELAAVFERLGAFREVRVRYLHDTPDGTLGVSSHFDPDAAGLLSAEQLSDPTGRRITLVVSDCAGPLWRSGQAHRLLHRLSRHGPVGVLQPLPARLWSRTLLPVSYGVLHRSEGMLLSSPLRFSPGSTGVPAAPDALPVPVLPPTVAALGAWARLLAGMGAGEVPAAVGWVSADQPAVRARPRRATVPVPALVRRFRAAASPAAAQLAVYLAAAPLFLPVIQLVQRTMLPDSGPAELAEILLSGLVVRKSGDDQRWYHFAPGVRDALLGPLGVDEARLVLKHCSEYVEQRFGKSGPNFPALAITQLAEGPGDPTADAAVRSAVRQAARGFLPDGGGSGPGRGSTTGAVRGGGEEGTVAESRQPFAEVAARVLERFMPLPDDRSGPGPYAGFEAVQSSTVVQRARDLADRFTAEGLVQYLLDAVALLRRAAAEERVRGLDPDLWTELAQQLLRLWRLRGGTDLLDEAREASETAAAHHSSLPARAVRARVLQATAQERAAVGDNRGALELLQRADREFTAVCAAPGLDPAKLLDATLERVEVLEEQWVINGDAVLLQETVGTLEAVADSWPPQRPRPSELSLAHGRALLRLADAAGGRERRQTYAQQAARSYAGALTALRREEAEPEAVTTATLALVDAELMSGGRLMEAQRLVDQALGTTRDQLQRAAILARAGRIRVARHAEGGPAGELEEAAGRFEEAARLTPRDRPEYSDLVAEWGAALLARSELPGGWTFVNRAVLVLRDCRMETPESDPRQPERLLMLGRALILRYRAEQELVDLREAEQVLGVAAQGADGADLTARIWFELGESHRLVPNHSRRPERLDQAADAYRKAAAAAADAARAATEPEPMVRLAARAHHWRGDAYETARRPRAAADAYRAALRQWRQLPDDGGEEGRDTGARLDALTR is encoded by the coding sequence ATGGCCGACAGGGGCCAAGGACGGCACCCCGACGACCCACGCGCCGACGACGGCCTGACGGCCCGCCACGCGCCCACCGGCGGCCGGGACGACGGCGCCGGGGGCCACGGCGGCGAAGGCGCCGGGCGTGCCCCGGACCCGCTGGCCCGGGTGGTCGGCGCGATCAGCCGGGCCGGGCTCGACCCCGACCCCGTGGAGATCGCCGACGCCCTGTGGCTGGCCCGGTGGTCGCGCCCGACCGCCCGGCCGGACCCGGAGACCCTGGCCGGCGCGCACGGCGAGGGCGCCGGCGTGGACTACCCGCGCGCGCACCGCCCCGACGGCACCGACGGCGCCGGCACCCGCCTGGTGCCCCCGGCCCGCACCCCGCCGGCCCAGAACTCCGCCGACGAGCGACTGATCAGCCTCTACCCCGGCGAGGGCGTGCCCGGCCAGGTCGGCGGCACCCCGGTGGGGGCGGCGCTCGGGGTGTCCGTGCCGGAAGCCGGCGCCCTGCCGCAACTGCTCGAACTCCAGGCGGCCCTGCGCCCGTTGCAGCGCTACCGCAGCCCGGCCCGGCCGCAGCGGGAGGAACTGGACGAGGCCGCGACCGCCGACCGCGCCGCCCGCGCGGGCGGGCTGCTGCTGCCGGTCTTCCGCCCGTCCGCGCGCGGTGACGCCGCGATGCAGTTGCTCATGGACACCTCCTCCTCGATGTTCGTCTGGGAGCGGATGCTGCGCGAGCTGGCCGCCGTCTTCGAACGCCTCGGCGCCTTCCGCGAGGTCCGCGTCCGCTACCTGCACGACACGCCCGACGGCACGCTCGGCGTCAGCAGCCACTTCGACCCCGACGCGGCCGGCCTGCTCTCCGCGGAGCAGCTCAGCGACCCCACCGGCCGCCGGATCACCCTGGTGGTCAGCGACTGCGCCGGCCCGCTGTGGCGCTCGGGACAGGCGCACCGGCTGCTGCACCGGCTCAGCCGGCACGGCCCGGTCGGCGTCCTCCAGCCGCTGCCCGCCCGGCTGTGGAGCCGCACCCTGCTGCCGGTCTCGTACGGGGTGCTGCACCGCTCGGAGGGGATGCTGCTCTCCTCGCCGCTGCGGTTCTCGCCCGGCTCGACCGGCGTGCCGGCCGCGCCCGACGCCCTGCCGGTGCCCGTCCTGCCCCCCACCGTGGCCGCGCTGGGCGCGTGGGCGCGGCTGCTGGCCGGGATGGGCGCGGGCGAGGTGCCCGCCGCCGTCGGCTGGGTGAGCGCCGACCAGCCCGCGGTCCGGGCGCGGCCGCGCCGGGCGACGGTGCCGGTGCCCGCGCTGGTCCGCCGGTTCCGCGCCGCCGCGTCGCCGGCCGCCGCCCAGCTCGCGGTCTACCTCGCCGCCGCGCCGCTGTTCCTGCCGGTCATCCAGTTGGTGCAGCGCACGATGCTGCCCGACTCCGGACCGGCCGAGCTGGCCGAGATCCTGCTCAGCGGCCTGGTGGTGCGCAAGAGCGGCGACGACCAGCGGTGGTACCACTTCGCGCCCGGCGTGCGCGACGCGCTGCTCGGTCCGCTCGGTGTGGACGAGGCGCGACTGGTGCTCAAGCACTGCTCGGAGTACGTCGAGCAGCGGTTCGGCAAGTCCGGCCCCAACTTCCCGGCCCTGGCCATCACCCAGCTCGCCGAGGGGCCCGGCGACCCGACCGCCGACGCCGCGGTGCGCTCGGCCGTACGCCAGGCCGCCCGCGGCTTCCTGCCCGACGGCGGCGGGTCCGGCCCCGGTCGCGGCTCCACGACCGGCGCGGTCCGGGGCGGCGGCGAGGAGGGCACCGTCGCGGAGTCGCGGCAGCCGTTCGCGGAGGTCGCCGCCCGGGTGCTGGAACGCTTCATGCCGCTGCCCGACGACCGCAGCGGGCCCGGCCCGTACGCGGGGTTCGAGGCGGTGCAGTCCTCCACGGTGGTGCAGCGCGCCCGGGACCTCGCCGACCGGTTCACCGCCGAGGGCCTGGTGCAGTACCTGCTCGACGCGGTCGCGCTGCTGCGCCGGGCCGCCGCGGAGGAGCGGGTCCGCGGCCTCGACCCCGACCTGTGGACCGAACTGGCCCAGCAGCTCCTGCGGTTGTGGCGGCTGCGCGGCGGCACCGACCTGCTGGACGAGGCCCGCGAGGCGTCCGAGACGGCCGCCGCCCACCACTCCTCCCTGCCGGCCCGCGCGGTGCGCGCCCGGGTGCTCCAGGCCACCGCCCAGGAGCGGGCCGCCGTCGGCGACAACCGCGGCGCCCTCGAACTGCTCCAGCGCGCCGACCGGGAGTTCACGGCCGTGTGCGCGGCGCCCGGCCTGGACCCCGCCAAGCTGCTCGACGCCACGCTGGAGCGGGTCGAGGTGCTGGAGGAGCAGTGGGTGATCAACGGGGACGCGGTGCTGCTCCAGGAGACCGTCGGGACGCTGGAGGCGGTCGCCGACTCCTGGCCGCCGCAGCGCCCGCGCCCCAGCGAGCTGTCGCTCGCGCACGGCCGGGCGCTGCTGCGGCTGGCCGACGCGGCCGGCGGGCGGGAGCGCCGGCAGACCTACGCCCAGCAGGCCGCCCGGTCGTACGCCGGAGCGCTCACCGCGCTGCGCCGGGAGGAGGCCGAGCCGGAGGCCGTCACCACCGCCACCCTCGCCCTGGTCGACGCCGAACTGATGTCCGGCGGGCGGCTGATGGAGGCGCAGCGGCTCGTGGACCAGGCCCTGGGGACCACCCGCGACCAGCTCCAGCGGGCCGCGATCCTGGCCCGGGCCGGTCGGATCAGGGTGGCCCGGCACGCGGAGGGCGGCCCGGCCGGTGAACTGGAGGAGGCCGCGGGCCGGTTCGAGGAGGCGGCCCGGCTCACCCCGCGCGACCGCCCGGAGTACAGCGACCTGGTGGCGGAGTGGGGCGCGGCGCTGCTGGCGCGCTCGGAGCTGCCCGGGGGCTGGACGTTCGTCAACCGGGCGGTGCTGGTGCTGCGCGACTGCCGGATGGAGACGCCCGAGTCGGACCCGAGGCAGCCCGAGCGGCTGCTGATGCTGGGGCGCGCGCTGATACTGCGCTACCGGGCCGAGCAGGAACTGGTGGACCTGCGCGAGGCCGAGCAGGTGCTCGGGGTGGCCGCGCAGGGCGCCGACGGGGCGGACCTGACCGCACGGATATGGTTCGAGCTGGGCGAGTCGCACCGGCTGGTGCCCAACCACTCGCGCCGCCCGGAACGCCTGGACCAGGCCGCCGACGCCTACCGCAAGGCGGCCGCCGCGGCCGCGGACGCCGCCCGCGCCGCCACGGAGCCCGAGCCGATGGTGCGGCTGGCGGCCCGGGCCCACCACTGGCGCGGCGACGCGTACGAGACGGCCCGGCGGCCCCGGGCGGCGGCCGACGCCTACCGCGCCGCGCTGCGCCAGTGGCGCCAACTCCCGGACGACGGGGGTGAGGAGGGCCGGGACACCGGGGCGCGGCTCGACGCGTTGACGCGTTGA
- a CDS encoding trypsin-like peptidase domain-containing protein produces MTSGGASEQLAQAAEILVPLAEEATVRIHGAEAGNPLLGSGFFVAPNWVLTCAHVARAEGEVTLVGAPRKEVRVGYRDQLLAGVVEWAQPSGPGGIPGQSQGNDPGYGAGSAGQGGAARGPGGWAAPDLALIRLVDPLEHPCVWLTERTAKGYTTNPVAYFGWLPLGGVLMPYSGRCVISGQLGVGGGGLLRLSNDDEMPQGLSGGPVVDLVRGEVIGVLQARRAERDGGLAVSIQQLRLLPTAENPADDLYHRVMTAHDLYHADHHRFLLNRDFYGWTEAHSEIGAAAGRALTPGRRTALLGLLAQLPPPSGARALGDVVTEVRGGAGQGFAVAPRAWRDGLGLLYDLRRGSELEAVLRYAVLAATAEHPRPAQESHERELWEWAQSTAADQGLSMLFRNSLIGERMSRLRARHAVVPPQAGLEPGLRARGEAQLEIIPRGWEPDRFDWRVTVSPESGEVDCVHEDFRGTAVADLPARLAAPLAEAFRRCDEPGYVAALQLAVPGSLMAFAADTWRLDPDGGTLGALRPVVVRRTDPPPDTDPAVAEERLSRWRTLHRLQPAAEVLDCEDSQAQPLPEDAELRARPREMLPVLCRSSGAAPEALHRLLRCGYSVALWRRDPIEPRQVCSDLHRGVPQAVLAARTAAGLPAQLASLRAAVAEGVPETFWSGALALLYDDPTRPLPGTDELLETP; encoded by the coding sequence GTGACGTCCGGGGGCGCATCGGAGCAGCTCGCCCAGGCCGCCGAGATCCTCGTCCCGCTCGCCGAGGAGGCCACCGTACGCATTCACGGCGCGGAGGCCGGGAATCCTCTCCTGGGCAGCGGCTTCTTCGTCGCACCCAACTGGGTGCTCACCTGTGCCCACGTCGCGAGGGCCGAAGGGGAGGTGACACTCGTGGGCGCGCCCCGCAAGGAAGTGCGCGTCGGCTACCGCGACCAGCTCCTCGCGGGCGTCGTCGAGTGGGCCCAGCCCTCCGGTCCCGGCGGCATCCCCGGCCAGAGCCAGGGCAACGACCCCGGCTACGGCGCCGGCTCCGCCGGCCAGGGCGGCGCGGCCCGCGGCCCCGGCGGCTGGGCGGCCCCCGACCTGGCCCTCATCCGCCTGGTCGACCCGCTCGAACACCCCTGCGTGTGGCTCACCGAGCGCACCGCCAAGGGATACACCACCAACCCGGTCGCCTACTTCGGCTGGCTGCCGCTCGGCGGCGTCCTCATGCCGTACAGCGGGCGGTGCGTGATCAGCGGCCAGCTCGGGGTCGGCGGGGGCGGGCTGCTGCGGCTGAGCAACGACGACGAGATGCCCCAGGGACTGTCCGGCGGGCCCGTGGTGGACCTGGTGCGCGGCGAGGTGATCGGCGTGCTCCAGGCCCGCCGGGCCGAGCGGGACGGCGGACTGGCCGTCAGCATCCAGCAGTTACGCCTGCTGCCGACGGCCGAGAACCCGGCCGACGACCTCTACCACCGGGTGATGACCGCCCACGACCTCTACCACGCCGACCACCACCGGTTCCTGCTCAACCGGGACTTCTACGGCTGGACCGAGGCCCACAGCGAGATCGGCGCCGCCGCCGGGCGCGCCCTGACCCCCGGCCGCCGCACCGCCCTGCTCGGCCTGCTCGCCCAGCTCCCCCCGCCCTCCGGCGCCCGCGCGCTCGGCGACGTCGTCACCGAGGTGCGCGGCGGCGCCGGCCAGGGCTTCGCGGTCGCCCCGCGCGCCTGGCGCGACGGCCTCGGCCTGCTCTACGACCTGCGGCGCGGCTCCGAGCTGGAGGCGGTGCTGCGCTACGCCGTGCTCGCCGCCACCGCCGAACACCCGCGGCCGGCACAGGAGTCCCACGAGCGGGAGCTGTGGGAGTGGGCCCAGTCCACCGCGGCCGACCAGGGCCTGAGCATGCTCTTCCGCAACTCCCTGATAGGGGAGCGGATGTCGCGGCTGCGGGCCCGGCACGCCGTGGTGCCGCCGCAGGCCGGCCTGGAGCCGGGCCTGCGGGCCCGCGGCGAGGCCCAGTTGGAGATCATCCCGCGCGGCTGGGAGCCGGACCGCTTCGACTGGCGGGTCACGGTCTCCCCGGAGAGCGGCGAAGTCGACTGCGTGCACGAGGACTTCCGCGGCACCGCGGTCGCCGACCTGCCCGCGCGGCTGGCCGCGCCGCTCGCCGAGGCGTTCCGCCGCTGCGACGAGCCGGGCTACGTCGCCGCGCTCCAACTGGCCGTGCCCGGCTCGCTGATGGCCTTCGCCGCCGACACCTGGCGGCTCGACCCGGACGGCGGCACGCTCGGCGCGCTGCGCCCGGTGGTGGTCCGCCGTACCGACCCGCCGCCGGACACCGACCCGGCCGTCGCCGAGGAACGGCTCAGCCGGTGGCGGACCCTGCACCGCCTGCAACCCGCCGCCGAGGTGCTCGACTGCGAGGACTCCCAGGCCCAGCCGCTCCCGGAGGACGCCGAACTACGCGCCCGGCCACGGGAGATGCTGCCCGTGCTGTGCCGCAGCAGCGGCGCCGCCCCCGAGGCGCTGCACCGGCTGCTGCGCTGCGGCTACTCCGTGGCGCTGTGGCGGCGCGACCCGATCGAGCCCCGGCAGGTCTGCTCCGACCTCCACCGCGGCGTGCCGCAGGCCGTCCTGGCCGCCCGCACGGCCGCCGGACTGCCCGCCCAACTGGCCTCCCTGCGCGCCGCCGTCGCCGAAGGGGTGCCGGAGACCTTCTGGTCGGGCGCCCTCGCGCTGCTCTACGACGATCCCACCCGACCCCTTCCAGGAACCGACGAGCTGCTGGAGACTCCATGA
- a CDS encoding DUF6104 family protein gives MYFTDRGIEELADRRGEEEVTLEWLADRLREFVDLNPEFEVPVERLATWLARLDDEEDDA, from the coding sequence TTGTACTTCACCGACCGCGGTATCGAGGAGCTGGCAGACCGGCGCGGCGAGGAGGAGGTGACCCTGGAGTGGCTGGCCGACCGGCTGCGCGAGTTCGTCGACCTCAACCCCGAGTTCGAGGTCCCGGTCGAACGGCTGGCCACCTGGCTGGCCCGCCTCGACGACGAGGAGGACGACGCGTAG